The stretch of DNA CCTTTTATACATGTAGGGGTATTTAAAGATTTAAAAAAATAATTAGCAGTTTTGTAATCCTTTCTGTATCTTAGCTGCATTTTCTCCTTTTGTCAAATACCCCTATATGTATATGGGAAGCGGCAGCCTTCACGCGAGGCAGAGAACAAGGCTGCCCCAGTTTTTTATCTTAGGGGCAGCCTTGCGACTTAATGGAGTTGGGCTGTATCAGGAATGAGCGATTGAATGCTTTCCTTCTGGCCTTTGTGAAACAGGTCTACAATTTTACTGCCGACAATCACCCCGTCACAGCTTTGGCTGAGCACTTCAGCCTGCTCCTTTGTTGATACGCCGAATCCAGCGAGCACCGGCACCGGACTTTTTTCCTTCATTTTTCTTAAGAAAGCAGGAACGTCATTGCTAAAGCCGTTTCTTGCTCCGGTTATTCCTTTCACCGTTACAGCGTAAATGAATCCTTTAGCCGCTTGCATTATTTTCTCCATGCGCTCTTCTGTGCTCGTCAATGTGACAAGATGGATCAGAGCTAAATCATTCTTTTCCATTGGTGCGCTAATTTCCTCTTCTTCTTCAATAGGCAGATCCGGAATAATCACCGCGGACACTCCGGCTTTTTGGCAGTCGCTTGCAAACTTCTCCAGACCGTATTGAAAAACCGGGTTATAATAAGTCATTAGTATAAGCGGCATGACAAGCTCAGCTTGCATTTTATTCAACTCATTTAACACCTGATGGAGCGTAACGCCATTGGCTAACGCTCTTTTTCCGGCTTCTTGGATCACCGGGCCATCGGCGACCGGATCAGAAAACGGAATTCCCACCTCCGCCATGGTCACGCCAATTTCCTGCAAATACAGCAGCTGCTCCTTCAGCGATTCCATTCCGCCATCTCCAGCCATAATATAAGGAACGAAAGCTTTCTTGCCTGTTCTTTCTAATGTTTGAAACACCGTTTCTATTTTCTTTTTACTCATGTCTATCCCCTCCTAACCTTGCTTGAACCGCTGCCACATCCTTATCTCCTCTTCCTGACAAGCAAACAGCAATGGATTGCTCCGCTGTCATTGATTCAGCCAGCTTGATGGCAAAAGCGATGGCATGTGCACTTTCTAGCGCGGGAATAATTCCTTCTGTTTGCGCCAGCATTTGGAAGCTTGCCAGCGCTTCCGCATCGGTTACGGAGGAATATTCAACTCTGCCGATATCTTTTAGCAAACTATGTTCAGGGCCGACTCCGGGATAATCGAGACCTGCGGAAATGGAATGTGCTTCTTGAATTTGGCCGGCTTCATCTTGCAGCAAGTACATCTTGCTGCCATGCAGCACTCCTGCTTTACCTTTTGTCAGCGATGCAGCGTGATAGCCGCTGTTTAACCCGCTGCCCGCGGCTTCCACTCCATACATCCTGACACCTTCTTCATTCACAAATGGATAGAACATTCCCATCGCATTGCTGCCGCCGCCGATACAGGCCACCACCGCATCCGGAAGCTTCCCCTCTTTTTGGAGCATTTGCGCTTTTGTTTCCATACCGATGACGCTTTGAAAATCACGGACCATTTTTGGAAAAGGATGAGGCCCAAGCACCGAGCCAATAATATAATGAGTATCTTCTACATTCGTCACCCAGTACCGAAGCGCTTCATTGACTGCGTCCTTCAGCGTGGCGCTTCCTTGCTTTACTCCGATCACTTTCGCACCCAGCAGCTCCATTCGGAACACATTTAATTTTTGGCGGCGAATGTCCTCTTCTCCCATAAATATGACACATTCTAAGTTTAACAGCGCACACACGGTTGCAGTTGCCACTCCATGCTGTCCCGCCCCTGTTTCAGCCACTACCTTTTTCTTCCCCATACGAAGTGCTAGCAGGCCTTGGCCGATCGTATTATTAATCTTATGAGCACCTGTGTGATTCAGATCTTCCCGTTTTAAATAGATCTTGGCACCGCCAGCCTTCTTCGTTAAGTTTTCGGCATAATAAAGCGGATTCTCCCGTCCGATGTAATCCTTCAAGTAATCATTCAGCCGCTGAACAAAATGTTCATCTTTCATCGCTTCCTCATAGGCGGCTTCCAATTCAAGTACAGCCGGCATTAGTATTTCCGGAACATAGCGGCCGCCAAACTCTCCGAAATGGCCGCGTCCATCTGGTTGGTTGTATCTTTTCATCACTTGCATGCTCCTTTCGCTTTTTCGATAAATGCTTTCATCTTCTTAACATCCTTAGCCCCGTCCGACTCTACCCCGCTTGAGACATCTACGCCATAGGGCCAGACTTGTTGAATCGCTGCTTCAATATTGTCACTGTTTAAACCGCCAGCCAAAATTAGCCGCGAATGATCCAGCCATTGTCCTTCCAGAGAAGACCAGTCAAAAGGCGTGCCATTCCCCCCTCTGTAGGGGCCCTTTGGACTGTCCAGCAGGATGAAGTCCGCCGGGTAGTCAAACATCGCTGACAGCGGCACTTCGCAATCGTATCGAAAGGCTTTTATGACAGGCAGATGCAATTTGCGGGCGTATTCTTCAGGCTCATCGCCATGAAGCTGAATGATATCAAGACTCGCCTGTTCGGCTATTTCCTGTACCGCTTTTAACGGTTCATTAACAAACACACCGACTTTCAATGGCCCCTGTTTTAACTGTTCGCTGATCCGTTCTGCTTGTTCGGCTGTGATTTGCCGTTTGCTATTGGCAAAAACAAATCCTACCGCATCAGCTCCGAGCTTTTTCGCTTGCAAAGCTGCCTCGGAATTTTGAATACCGCAAATCTTTACTTTCATTTACTTCCCCTCACAAATCTATTTTTAATTGACTGAAGGTTTCAGAGAGATTTCTGCTTGTCATTAGCGTCTCCCCCACAAGGACTGCTTTAGCTCCCGCCTCGCTGACACGCTTTACATCCGCTCTCGTGCGTATACCGCTCTCCGCAACAAACACGATATCCGACCGCCCGTAAGCTTTCAGCAAGCGCTCTGTAACGGCCAGGTCCACTTGAAATGTTTTTAAATTGCGATTATTAATGCCAATAATCTTCGCTTCAAGCGCAAGAGCTTGCTCCATTTCCTTCTCATCATGGACCTCAAGAAGAACATCAAGCTCCTGCTCTTGCGCATACGCATACAGTCTCCGTAAAGCATCCGGGTCTAGAGCGGATGCAATAAGTAATATCACATCTGCCCCCGCTGCTTTGGCCCGATCTATTTGAATAGGATCCATAATAAAGTCCTTGCACAGGATCGGAAGCTTTACCTCCTGACGAACCGCTTCTAAATCCTTCATAGATCCTTGAAAAAACGGTTGATCTGTTAATACGGAAATAGCATTCGCACCGTTTTCTTCATACAACCGGCCCTGCTCTTTCGGATTGACATGTAAGTGAATAGCTCCTTTTGAGGGAGACGCCCGTTTGATTTCAGAAATGATATTCATCGTTTTTGATTTCCTAAATCTTTCATAAAGCGATGGGTGTGTTTTTCGGTTCACCCTTATTCCAAATGGAAAATCCCTCTTCAGCTGTTCAACTTCTTCCTCTTTTTTTCTTAATATTCTGTCTAATACAGTGACAGTCATACTAGCACCTTCCTTTTTTGCCGCCGTTTAGAATAATCTATTAAATAGTGCAGCTTCGATAGAGCCGCTCCAGAATCAATGCTTTCTCGAGCCATTTCCACCCCTTGCTGAATGGTACTTGCCTTTTTGCAGGCAAATAAGCCGATGCCCGCATTCAGCAGCACTGTATCACGGCAAGCCCCCTTTTCTCCTTCAAGAATCCTTCTTAAAATTTCGGCATTTTCCTTGGCCTCTCCGCCGCGAATCGCTTCTAAATCGCAATAAGGTAGATTGACATCTTCAGGAGTGATAATCAGCTTTTTTGTCTCTCCTCCCTCTAATAAAATGAGATGGTTTTCCCCGGAAAGCGATGCTTCATCCATATATCCGGCTCCATTCATCACGACCGCTCTTTTTCTTCCAAGGCGCCCAAGCACTTTCGCCATCACTTCCAGCATATCGCGGCGATAGATGCCAACAAGCTGCGTATCTAATTCGATTGGATTTGTTAATGGACCAATTAAATTAAATATCGTCGGTATTTTCAAATCACGGCGCACCTTCATCACACGCTTTAATTTTGGGTGAACATGGGGAGCAAACAGAAAAGCCATTCCGTTCTCCTCGAGCAATTCATCGATTTCCCCGTCCATATAATCCAGAGAAATGCCTAAATGTTCAAGCACATCCGCACTTCCCGTCTTACTGGAGACACTTCTATTGCCATGTTTGGCTATTTTCACTCCTGCACCGGCAAGAACGAAGGCGGACGTTGTGCTGATATTAAAGCTTTGTGAGCCGTCTCCTCCTGTACCGCAATTATCCATTACGTGATTCAGCTTTTTGTTTGTGCCCAGTGCATTTTTCCTAAGTACTTTCACTAATGAAGTGATTTCATCGACCGTTTCTCCTTTTGTTTTCAGCGCGACCAGAAAAGCTGCGATTTCTCCTTCTGTAGCATTCCCCCGCAAAATCTCTTCCATCGCCTCCGCCATTTCTGTTTCTTGCAGCGCTTCACGGTTCGACAACTTCAGCAGGAAGGATTTCATCTGTCTCTCCTTGCGATATTGCTGGAAAAACGCTTGAATCATTTCTCCTCCCTCTTTCGTTCCGATCGATTCGGGATGAAATTGCAGTCCAAACACCGGATATTCTTTATGGCGAATAGCCATGATTTCTTCATCATCTGCCGCATAAGCCAGCACTTCCAGCTTTTGCGGCAGCTTTTCTTTCTCAACTGCGAGAGAATGATACCGCATAGCGGTGACGGACGAACGAAGGGAAGCAAATAGAGACGTACCGCTGTGCTTGATTAATGAAACTTTCCCATGTTTAATCGTCTTTGCTTGAACAACCTTGGCTCCAAATGCGGACGCGATGACTTGATGCCCTAAACAAATGCCGAGGATTGGCAACCGATGATAAAAGCTGCGCACAACTTCCATACAAATGCCCGCTTCTTCAGGTCTTCCCGGACCTGGAGATAGAACGATCGCTTCCGGTTCCATCGCTTCGATTTCTTCTATCGTACATTCATCATTGCGAATAACGCGCACATTTTTCCCAAGGCTTCCGATTTGCTGATATAAGTTATAAGTAAACGAATCATAATTATCAATGAGCAGAATCATTATTTAACCTCCAATAGCGCTTTGGCTTTATTGATCGTTTCTTCATATTCTTTTTTTGGAATTGAATCATAGACGATCCCAGCACCTGCTTGAACATAAGCTTTAGCATCTTTTATGATCATCGTTCGGATCGCCAGCGCAAAATCCAAATCTCCGTTTGAAGAAATATATCCGACGGCACCAGCGTAAAGACCCCGCTTAACCGGCTCTAGCTCATTTATAATTTGCATCGCCCGGATTTTGGGCGCGCCTGACACTGTACCGGCCGGCAAGGCGGCCGCTAATGCCTCAACAGGATGCGTATCTGCTTTCAATGTGCCGCTTACTTCCGAAACAAGATGCATCACATATTTATATTTTTCAATCTTCTGAAATTTGGTCAGCTTGATGCTCCCGAGCTTGCAGACCTTTCCCAGATCATTGCGGCTCAAATCCACCAGCATGCGATGTTCCGCTATTTCTTTTTGATCGTTTAAAAGCTCTTCTTCCAGCAAACGATCTTCCTGCTCATCCTTCCCTCTTGGCCGCGTGCCGGCAATCGGATTTGCCATTACCTGATTGCCTCTTACGCGGAGCAGGCTTTCAGGAGAAGCTCCAAGAACGGTGTATTCATGAAAATCTAGAAAAAACATATACGGCGAGGGGTTCGATGTCCGCAGCCTGCGATACAGTGAGAAGGGATCACCGCTGAATACTGCTGTTAAACGCTGAGACAGAACGACCTGGAAAACATCTCCCCGAATGATATGACTCTTAGCTTCCTCTACCATCCGGTTAAAGAACGTTTTGCTTAAATTCCCTTTAAAATGAAGCGGTTCAAACGAATCGGCCGCACATCCAGCGCTTGGTTTTTCGATGCATTTTTCATATTCAGCTATCGCTTCTTCCATGTCCTTCTCAGTCCGTTCACCGAATAAATCCACCGCTGCGATTATGATTTTCTGCAATAAATGATCGTATACGATAAAAGTATCGTAAATCATGAAATGAATATCCGGCATTTGCAGTTCATCCTCCAGCATTTCGCCGATCACCTCATCAAGAAACATCACATCATAGCCAATATATCCAACTGCCCCTCCGAAAAAAGGAAATGGGGAATCAGCCAGCTTCTTCTTTGAGAAAAAATATTTTAATTCCTTTAAGCCATGGCCCTTTCGCTTGTAAACCGTCTCTTTTTGATCATTGACAAGCTCAACTTGTGAGCCTGTCGCCTTATACTCTTGAATCGGATTCATGCCGATAAAGGAATACCGCCCGCTTTGTTTATGTTTATAGGAGCTTTCAAACAAGAACTTCCTGTCTCCATCCAGTTGATGATAGAGCATAATCGGTGTCAGCATATCCCCTTCTAATTCTTTTAACTTGTACGGCAATGTTTCTTTTGCTTGCACAGCCCTCACCTCATTTGTCGTTTTTTTAAATAAAAAAATCCTCCATAGCCATTTGCATATTGGCTATGGAGGACGGTTATACCGCGGTGCCACCTCGCATTGAAGCTTTGTTTCCAAGCTTCCGCTTTTCAAGTACAGAATGATCCGATACTGATCCCGATAACGGGGGATACCGGGCTGCCATACTGACATTTCCTGCAGCCTCTCACAAGTCCATTCACCTTATTTCCATGTACCGGGCTCTCACCTTTCCCAGCTCTCTGTCACATTTCCAATAAAGCTACTCCTCTTGTTCATCGATTTATCCTTCTTTATTATGGAAAAGACGACAAAAAGCCCCCATCGCAAAGGACGGGAGCCGTGGTGCCACCTTTATTGATTGCTTTAACAATCCACTCTATCTGCATCGAAGCATTGCGCTTTCAATACATGTCTTTTGTAACGATAAGACGTTCGCCAGAGCCTACTGCAAAGAAATGGTTCGGTCTGGAGGCTCAGAAGTCCATTCGCTTATACGTCCGCACTGGTTTTCACCGGCCACCAGCTCTCTGAAGCATTCATACAAGCTACTCCTCTTCGTCAACACCTAACATATGTTCATCTTTTAATTGTAAATAATCATACTTCAATCGAGTAAAGTTTGTCAACAGCCGATTTCATTTTTTATTTTTTTCCGAAGAATTAAGGAATAATTTTCAAAAATTCTATATCCTTCCACAGCAAAAAATAGTAAAATAGACTTAATTAGTGAGGTGTTCCTATGACGGTATATGTAGCAAGACAGCCGATTTTTAATCGCAAGGAAGAAACGGTCGCTTATGAACTATTATATCGCAAACAAGACAACCAACCTTACGCAGACATCATGAGCGGTGACGAAGCGACAATGGAAGTGCTGAAGAACGGTTTATTGAACATTGGCATTGACCGGCTTTCTGACGGGAAGATGCTGTTTGTTAACTTTACAAAAAATTTATTATTGCAGGATGTCCCCAGCTTTTTAGCAAATGATCAAATCGTCATTGAGATTTTAGAGGATATCCATTCGACAAAAGAAGTGATTCAAGCCGGATTCAAGCTGAAAGAAGCAGGATTCAAGCTCGCTTTAGATGACTTTTTGCTGAATGATCAAAACAAGGACTTAGTTCCGCTGGCTGACATCATTAAAGTAGATTTCATGCAGACGACCAAGGAGCAGCGCCAAGAAATGAGAAGAGCCATTGAAAACCCAAAAGTGCTCTGGCTTGCTGAAAAGGTGGAATCAAGAAGCCAATTCACGGAGGCGCTTGAAGAGGATTTCCACTTGTTTCAAGGCTTCTTTTTCGAAAAGCCTTCCTTGATCAGCGCCGATGCCATCCCGGAATTTTCCAAAAATTATTTTTTAATCATGGACGAAATAGCGAGTCCAGCTCCGGATATAAAAAAAGTGGCTCGTTTAATAGAAGAAGATCTGTCTTTATCTTATCAACTGTTAAAATTATTAAACAAAACGGCCTTTATTCAGCGGGAGAAGGTGCAGACGATCCATCAGGCAGTTATGCTTATCGGGCTGGAAGAATTAAAGAAATGGCTGCTTTTCATTATTTTGAATATCTCCGGGTCAAAATGTCCTGAAGAGATCATCCGCACATCCTTGATCCGCGCTAAAACCTTGGAGCAGCTGGCTCATCAATATTTCCCAGATGAACTGTCCTCGAAGTATTTTCTGCTCGGCATGCTGTCGATGGTCGATGCTTTAATTGCTCGTCCGATGGAGGAGATTCTTAGGGAGCTGCCCATTGACACAGAAGTCAAGAAAGCACTCATCTTGAAAAAGAACTCCCTTGCCGAAGTATTGCAGCTCACTAGAGATTTAGAAGGAGGAAATTGGGACGCTGCCATCAAGCGCAGTTTATCTTTACATATTGACGATCGTTTTTTGTTATCTTGTTACCATGAAGCCATCAGATGGAGCAGTTTAATCCTGCAAAAATAACGAGCTTAGGAATTCCTAAGCTCGTTATTCGTGGCAGAACGGCTGGTCATAAGGGTAACAGCAATAAAAAGAATCATCGAAATTAGGATGGGCAGCACAACGGTATGCATGCCGAATGCATTTGGATAAAAGGTGTGAAGCAAGATATAAGACAGCATGCCGGCGAACATGGAAGCGATAGCCCCGGCACCGTTAGCCC from Bacillus xiapuensis encodes:
- a CDS encoding bifunctional anthranilate synthase component II/anthranilate phosphoribosyltransferase, with translation MILLIDNYDSFTYNLYQQIGSLGKNVRVIRNDECTIEEIEAMEPEAIVLSPGPGRPEEAGICMEVVRSFYHRLPILGICLGHQVIASAFGAKVVQAKTIKHGKVSLIKHSGTSLFASLRSSVTAMRYHSLAVEKEKLPQKLEVLAYAADDEEIMAIRHKEYPVFGLQFHPESIGTKEGGEMIQAFFQQYRKERQMKSFLLKLSNREALQETEMAEAMEEILRGNATEGEIAAFLVALKTKGETVDEITSLVKVLRKNALGTNKKLNHVMDNCGTGGDGSQSFNISTTSAFVLAGAGVKIAKHGNRSVSSKTGSADVLEHLGISLDYMDGEIDELLEENGMAFLFAPHVHPKLKRVMKVRRDLKIPTIFNLIGPLTNPIELDTQLVGIYRRDMLEVMAKVLGRLGRKRAVVMNGAGYMDEASLSGENHLILLEGGETKKLIITPEDVNLPYCDLEAIRGGEAKENAEILRRILEGEKGACRDTVLLNAGIGLFACKKASTIQQGVEMARESIDSGAALSKLHYLIDYSKRRQKRKVLV
- the trpB gene encoding tryptophan synthase subunit beta, encoding MKRYNQPDGRGHFGEFGGRYVPEILMPAVLELEAAYEEAMKDEHFVQRLNDYLKDYIGRENPLYYAENLTKKAGGAKIYLKREDLNHTGAHKINNTIGQGLLALRMGKKKVVAETGAGQHGVATATVCALLNLECVIFMGEEDIRRQKLNVFRMELLGAKVIGVKQGSATLKDAVNEALRYWVTNVEDTHYIIGSVLGPHPFPKMVRDFQSVIGMETKAQMLQKEGKLPDAVVACIGGGSNAMGMFYPFVNEEGVRMYGVEAAGSGLNSGYHAASLTKGKAGVLHGSKMYLLQDEAGQIQEAHSISAGLDYPGVGPEHSLLKDIGRVEYSSVTDAEALASFQMLAQTEGIIPALESAHAIAFAIKLAESMTAEQSIAVCLSGRGDKDVAAVQARLGGDRHE
- a CDS encoding phosphoribosylanthranilate isomerase codes for the protein MKVKICGIQNSEAALQAKKLGADAVGFVFANSKRQITAEQAERISEQLKQGPLKVGVFVNEPLKAVQEIAEQASLDIIQLHGDEPEEYARKLHLPVIKAFRYDCEVPLSAMFDYPADFILLDSPKGPYRGGNGTPFDWSSLEGQWLDHSRLILAGGLNSDNIEAAIQQVWPYGVDVSSGVESDGAKDVKKMKAFIEKAKGACK
- a CDS encoding EAL and HDOD domain-containing protein, which codes for MTVYVARQPIFNRKEETVAYELLYRKQDNQPYADIMSGDEATMEVLKNGLLNIGIDRLSDGKMLFVNFTKNLLLQDVPSFLANDQIVIEILEDIHSTKEVIQAGFKLKEAGFKLALDDFLLNDQNKDLVPLADIIKVDFMQTTKEQRQEMRRAIENPKVLWLAEKVESRSQFTEALEEDFHLFQGFFFEKPSLISADAIPEFSKNYFLIMDEIASPAPDIKKVARLIEEDLSLSYQLLKLLNKTAFIQREKVQTIHQAVMLIGLEELKKWLLFIILNISGSKCPEEIIRTSLIRAKTLEQLAHQYFPDELSSKYFLLGMLSMVDALIARPMEEILRELPIDTEVKKALILKKNSLAEVLQLTRDLEGGNWDAAIKRSLSLHIDDRFLLSCYHEAIRWSSLILQK
- the trpC gene encoding indole-3-glycerol phosphate synthase TrpC: MTVTVLDRILRKKEEEVEQLKRDFPFGIRVNRKTHPSLYERFRKSKTMNIISEIKRASPSKGAIHLHVNPKEQGRLYEENGANAISVLTDQPFFQGSMKDLEAVRQEVKLPILCKDFIMDPIQIDRAKAAGADVILLIASALDPDALRRLYAYAQEQELDVLLEVHDEKEMEQALALEAKIIGINNRNLKTFQVDLAVTERLLKAYGRSDIVFVAESGIRTRADVKRVSEAGAKAVLVGETLMTSRNLSETFSQLKIDL
- the trpE gene encoding anthranilate synthase component I; the encoded protein is MLTPIMLYHQLDGDRKFLFESSYKHKQSGRYSFIGMNPIQEYKATGSQVELVNDQKETVYKRKGHGLKELKYFFSKKKLADSPFPFFGGAVGYIGYDVMFLDEVIGEMLEDELQMPDIHFMIYDTFIVYDHLLQKIIIAAVDLFGERTEKDMEEAIAEYEKCIEKPSAGCAADSFEPLHFKGNLSKTFFNRMVEEAKSHIIRGDVFQVVLSQRLTAVFSGDPFSLYRRLRTSNPSPYMFFLDFHEYTVLGASPESLLRVRGNQVMANPIAGTRPRGKDEQEDRLLEEELLNDQKEIAEHRMLVDLSRNDLGKVCKLGSIKLTKFQKIEKYKYVMHLVSEVSGTLKADTHPVEALAAALPAGTVSGAPKIRAMQIINELEPVKRGLYAGAVGYISSNGDLDFALAIRTMIIKDAKAYVQAGAGIVYDSIPKKEYEETINKAKALLEVK
- the trpA gene encoding tryptophan synthase subunit alpha; its protein translation is MSKKKIETVFQTLERTGKKAFVPYIMAGDGGMESLKEQLLYLQEIGVTMAEVGIPFSDPVADGPVIQEAGKRALANGVTLHQVLNELNKMQAELVMPLILMTYYNPVFQYGLEKFASDCQKAGVSAVIIPDLPIEEEEEISAPMEKNDLALIHLVTLTSTEERMEKIMQAAKGFIYAVTVKGITGARNGFSNDVPAFLRKMKEKSPVPVLAGFGVSTKEQAEVLSQSCDGVIVGSKIVDLFHKGQKESIQSLIPDTAQLH